The genomic DNA GAACGCGCCACCAACCCCGGCGATGTGCTGCGCGAACTCTTCAACGAGTACGGGCCGTGCCTCGTCCTGATTGACGAGTGGGTGGCCTACGCGCGGCAGCTCCATGACCAGAGCGATCTGCCGGGGGGGAGCTTTGAGACCCAGTTCACCTTCGCGCAGGCGCTCACCGAGTCGGCCAAGCTCGCCGGCCGTTGCCTGTTGGTGATCTCGCTGCCGGCCTCGGATACCCATGGCTTGCCGCACACGGCGGCGGATGACGCCGAAGTGGGCGGCCTCCGCGGGCGCGAGGCCCTGGAGCGGCTGCGCAACGTGATTGGAAGAATCGAGTCGGCGTGGCGTCCGGCCAGCGCCGAGGAGGGCTTCGAGATCGTACGCCGGCGGCTGTTCGAGCCACTGGCCGGACCCGAGGCCTTCAAGCAGCGCGACGTGACCGCGCGCGCCTTCGCCGACCTCTATCACGCGCAGGGCGCCGAGTTTCCACCCGAGTGCAAGGGGAGCGACTACGAGAAGCGCATCCAGGCGGCGTACCCGATCCACCCGGAGATCTTCGACCGGCTGTACGAGGACTGGTCCACGCTGCTCAAGTTCCAGCGCACGCGCGGCGTGCTGCGGCTGATGGCGGCGGTGATCCACAGCCTGTGGGAGAAGGGCGACCGCAACCCGCTGATCCTGCCTTCGACCATCCCGATTGACGATCCGCGCGTGCAGTCCGAGCTGACGCGCTACCTCGCGGACAACTGGGCGCCGATCATCGAGAAGGACGTGGACGGGCCGAGTTCGCTGCCGCTGAAGCTCGACGGCGAGCAGCCCAACCTCGGCAAGCTGCACGCGACGCGGCGAGTGGCGCGGACCATCTTCCTCGGTTCGGCGCCGACGGCGGCCGCGGCGCACCGCGGTCTGGAGGACCGGCACATCAAGCTCGGCTGCGTGATGCCGGGCGAGTCCCCGGCGGTGTTCGGCGATGCGCTGCGGCGGCTGGCGGCCACGGCGACCTACCTGTACCAGGACGGGCCGCGCTTCTGGTACGCGACGCAGCCGACGGTCACCAAGCTGGCGGAGGATCGCGCGGAACTGCTCAAGCGCGACCCCGATCAGGTGGCGCAGGAGCTGGAGCGGCGGCTCAAGGCCAACCTGTGCAATCGCGGCGACTTCGAACGCGTCCATGTGCTGCCGCGCTCGAGCGCGGACGTGGCCGACGATCTGGATACGGGGTTGGTGGTGCTGGCCGCCGAGCATCCGTACAGCAAAGAGGCCGGAAGCGCGGCCGAGACCGCGGCGCGGGCGATCCTCGAGTCGCGCGGCACCACCCCGCGCCTGTACCGCAACACGCTGGTCTTTCTGGCCGCCGACAAGGTGCGCTTGCAGGACCTGGACGAGGCGATCCGCCGGTTCCTGGCCTGGCGGTCCATCCTGGACGAGAAGGAGGCGCTGAACCTCGACCCGCACCAAGTGCGGCAGGCCGAAACGCAACTACAGGCCGCCGATAGTGCGGTGGCGGCGCGGTTGCCCGAAACCTACCAGTGGCTGCTGGTGCCAGAGCAAGCGAACCCGCAGGCGGCGCTCACGTGGCAGGCCGTCCGGCTTTCGGGGAACGATGCGCTGGCTGCGCGCGCAAGCAAGAAGCTCCGCGACGACGAGCTGATGCTCCTCACGCTCGGCGCGACGATGCTGCGCCGGCATCTCGACGCGGTACCGCTGTGGCGGGGCAACCACGTGGCGATCAGGCAGCTCATCCAGGACTTTGCCAGTTACCTGTACCTGCCCCGGCTGGCCAGTCCCGGTGTCCTGGTCAAGGCCATCGAAGGCGGGCTATCGCTGCTCACTTGGCAAGCCGACACCTTCGCTTACGCGGAGCGCTACGACGAGGGCGCTGGTCGCTATCAAGGGTTGCGCGGCGGCCAGGTGGTGCCGCTCTTGCCTGAAAGTCCGGGTTTGCTGGTCAAGCCGGACGTGGCGCAGCGCCAGATGGCCGCCGAAGCCCCCGGCGTGCCGGAAACGAGCAAGGTAGATCCGGTGGTCAAGACCCGCCCGGACCCCGTGGAGTCCGGCACGCAGGCCGAACCCGCAAAGGCAGCACCCCGGCGGTTCCACGGCACGGTCAAGCTTGATCCCGCGCGGGTCGGCCGTGACGCCGGCCGCATCGCCGAAGAGGTCATTGCCCATCTGACCGCGCAGCTCGGCGCAGAGGTCACGGTCACGCTCGAGATTGAAGCGATGCTCCCCCACGGGGCCGCGGAGCAACTGGTCCGCACGGTGACCGAGAACAGCCGGACGCTGAAGTTCACCAGTTGTGGCTTCGAGCGGGAATAGCCGCTCCGGCGCACCGGCTGCCGGGAAGCGCCCGACCAAAGCCTGTAGCAGATGGTGCTGCGCACCGCGGCTGATGCCGAGCGTTGAGCGGTTGTCGCACTACACAAAGTTGCAGAGATTATTCCAAATAAGAAGATAACGCCATGTTGAGCTTAAGGTTTTCCAAGCAGTTGAGTGAAATTACAAAAAATTATCATTTCGTGAAAGACACGGAAGGAATGTCCCCTGCCCGCGTGTATAAATTAATCGGTTGCAGTGAGAATCTTTACTTAAAAATGTCAGATAGCCAATATCGCGGAACAACATACGATGTTGAGCGTGAAAAAGACGTCATGCTATGGCTAAAAGGAAAAGTGCCTGTTCCAGAGGTATTGCATTTCGAGCAATACGAAAGCACAAATTTTTTACTCATGCGCGAAGTTAATGGGGTCGTAGGGCACGTATATCATCAAAAACAGCGTGACCCAGAGAAAATGATCAGAATGTACAGCGAAGGCATTAAACTTTTTCAATCTGTTAGCATTTTAGATTGTCCTTTTGTCAGCGACATAGACTTTCGTCTTAGCGAATTAGACTACTTACTACGAAACAATCTGGCCGATATAGATATCGAGAATTGGGAAAATGACACGCCTTTTAGAGATCCAAATGAGTTATATACCTTTCTAAGGGAGCATAAGCCAAACGAAGAACTTGTGTTTTCTCATGGTGATTTTGGAGATAGCAATATTTTTGTTGCGAACGATCAAATAAGCGGCTTTGTAGATTTGGGAAGAAGTGGAAAGGCAGACAAATGGTACGATATAGCCTTTTGTGTTCATTCCATTCAACACGATATGGGCAATGATAAAAAGTATCTTGATTTATTCTTTGACCTACTTGGTATCGAACCAGATTGGGATAAAATAAGGTACTATATTTTGCTGGACGAGTTATTTTGAATAAAGAAAGCGCCCGACATTGTGGACGGCGCGGGCGGGGGCGTTGCCACTGCCCAAAGGGATTCAGCCCCAAAGGGTAGATTTTTGAATTACCCGCCCGCTGCTAACGCCAGCCGTTGGGCGGCGGTGGTTTTACAGCACTGCGCAAGACTATATCGCTGTACACAGATGCTCCTACATCGCGGTACGTTCAACGGGAACCAAGTGTTGAAGCCTGAGACCGCGCGCGATGTGGAAAAACCACACGCCTTTTTGCCAATGCCTATTCACTGAGCAGGTCTTGCGCCGTGAGTTCCGGCGCGGCGCGTTCGTGTTCAAAGGCCAGCAAGCCAAGTTGGGCATAGTGTGGACGAATGCGGTCGCTGAGCAAACCAATCCGCTTGAGATTGGGAATGATGCGGCGAAACATCGTCCGGCGGAACATCGCCATCATGTCCGAGTGCAGGACGAGGCGGTTCCACTGGGTGCGCCGAATGTGATGGGCAAAGTGCTCGTCGTAGATTTCGTGCAGCAAAAACCGATTGCGCAGCAACACCGCCATTTCAAAAGCCCAGTCTTCGCGGTCGCGGCGCTCCCGTTCGCTGACCTCCTTGAGATAGAACTCGCCCAGCGCCAGAACGCCAAAGTGAACGTGGCGAGCTTCGTCCGTGATGATCATCTTGAGGAGGTCGCGCAGCAACGGCTCGCCGGACAACTGCCGCAGGGTGGTGAAGGCCCCCAGCGCCAGCCCTTCAATCATGATTTGCATGCCGAGAAACTTCACGTCCCAGCGGGAATCGGTCATGAGGGCATCAATCACCACGTAGAGGTTGTCGTTGATGTCGTAGAGCTTCTCGAGCTTGGTCGTCAGGTAGGTATGGAAGGCTTCGACGTGCCGGCTTTCGTCCATGACCTGCGTTCCGCCATACAGCTTGGCGTCGAGCCAGGGCACGGCCGTGGTGGTCAGCGCAGCGGCATAGAGCGCCCCCTGTTCGCCGTGCAGGAACTGACTCAGCAGCCAACTGGTCAGCGCATGGACCTGTTGGCGACGTTCCCGCTCCGTCAGCTTTGACCACAGCGGCAGCCAGTAGGCCGGATGGAACTTTTCCGGCAGCAGCTCAACCGACGGATCACAGGGGTCAACCGGGCGCTGCCAATCAAGGTCGGTCGTGGCATTCCACTGGGCAGTTTTGGCGGCTTCTGTCAGGCGGCGAATTTCCGGCTGATTGCGCTCGTAGCGCCAATCGAAGTTGGCCGGATACCCAACCGGCAATGCAGTGCTGTCTTCACGCTTGCCGCGTTTTTGAATCAGGCCGCGGTAAGCCGGGCCAAGCAAACCGGCGAGAACCCGGACGTTTCCGTTGGCCGTTGCCTGGTAAAGCATCGCGCCTTGTTGGATCAGAGCATCTAGTTCCGCAATGACGTATTCGCGGGTTGGCAGACGAAGCATCGTGGCTTGCCTCCGTGTGGCAGGGACGGTGGTGACGGGGGCATCACAGCCCGTATAAGGTACGCCCTTGCCGCACATCTGAAAAGCCGATCCTGGAGACGCCACGCCGGCCGGGGGTTTGGCTGCTCCCTGGCAGCGCAGGCGCTCACGTTCGGACGCGCGCCAGAAACTGCTCAACCTGCCGTTTGACCTGTCCGGTGGCCAGCAGCTCCGAAGCCTGTGCCATGCCTTCTTCCGGCGTCGCGGCATGACCAGACACGACCAGGCCAAATCCGGCGTTGAGCCGGACGCTGTGGTACGCCGCCGACGTCGTATCCTGTCCACTGACGATTTGCCAGAAGCGGTCGAGGTTGGCCTCGGGCGTGTCCGTTGCGGTTGGCGGGGATGTGTCTGGTGGCTTGGTTGCCGTCCAGGGGAACTTGGCGATCTGCCGCGGCCGCACGTCGTAGATGCTGGATGTGCCGACCGGGGTCAGTTCATCGCTATCCCGATCGCCGCGGACGACCAAGGCGCGGCGCGTCTGGGAATCGTTGGCCAGCCATTGCGCGGCAAAGGCCTGCATTCGTCCGTGCGACACGCCCATCAAGCGCCACGCCGGACGCAGCGGATGCAAAAGCGGCCCAATGTAGTTGAACAGCGTCGGACGCCCAAACCGCCGGCGTGCCGCCGCTACCGACTTGAGCGCCGGGTAGCACTGGGGCGCGTAAAGAAATGCCAGGTTTGTCACGTCAAGCAGGACCGGGAGACGCGCCAGGGGGTATTCGACGGGGACGCCAAGCCGTTCGAGCAAATCAAAGCTGCCGCTGGCGCTGGTGGCGGCCCGGTTGCCGAACTTCACGACGCGCACCCCCCTGGCGGCAAGAACGAAGGCAACGGTTGTGGAGACGTTGAAATGCGGGCGACCGCTCCCGCCCGTGCCACAGCAGTCGAGGATGTCGTCCGCGATGTCCGGCATCGGCAGCGCCAGCGCGCGGACGGCCGCAATCAAGGCAGTAAACTGTTCAAACGTCGCCTGCTCGGGCGTCAACCGGGACAACCAGGCGTCGGCTTCGGCGTCGGTCAGGCGGCCGGACAGAAGCGCGTCCAGAGAATCGGGATGGGTCTCGTTCGTCATCGGATCCATACGGCGTGGGATGCGCGGCCATCGTGGTAGCGTCTGTCCACGCCGAAGCATGAACCAACTACTCACTGGTCACACGTTATTTCTCCGACCACCGAGCGTATGCTTGTTTTATGGATATCAAACCACGCCTGCATTTTCGCCAACTCGAACGCTTCACATGGATTCACGCTGAAATCCAGTCCGGGCGGTTTCCAAACACTTGCTCGATTGCCGAGAAATTTGAAATTTCGCGCAAAACCGCGCAGGAAACAATCGCTTTCATGCGTGATCGCTTCAACTTGCCACTTGCCTACAGCGGGCGGCAACGCGGGTTTTATTATACCGAGCCGGTTCACTCGCTTCCGTGGCTGACGCTCACGGAAGGTGAAGTTGCGGCTATTCTTATAGCCGAACGATTAGCTCAGGCATACGCCGGCGGACTCTCATCAGACATTGCCAATGTTTTGGTGAAAGTTGTGCAGTCGTTCACGGATAGGGTATCGGTTGATTTGACGCACTTGCTGAACGCGCAGTCAGTTGAACCACTACCAACCAGTTCCATCAACCATGAGCATTTCAAGGCGCTCCTGCAGGCCATTGCTCAACACAAACGCATTTACATGAATTACTTCACCCAAAGTTCGGGTGAGACAAAGGCACGAAAACTTGATCCGTTGCACCTACATAGCGCCCGGGCCGAGTGGTACGTCATTGGCTTCGATCACCTACGAAACAAGGTGCTGGATTTTCATTTAGGACGCATTCGTGAGATTACGGTACTCGATGAAACGTTTGAACCACCAACTGGCTTTGACATCGAACGATATCTGGCGCGCGGATTCGGGATGATTCGCGGTGATGGACAGCTTTATGACGTGGTCGTGCAGTTTGACGCTTACCAGGCACGGTGGATTCGTCAACAAAGTAAGGTTCACAAGACGGCTCTTTATGAAGACCTGCCAGATGGGGGATTGCGGGTCACGATGCAGGTCGGCGCGCTGGAAGGCGTCAAGCAGTGGGTTATGCAGTACGGTGCGCATGTGCAGGTCGTGGCTCCGCCGGCCCTACGCGACTTGGTACGGCGAGAGGCAGAAGCCCTGCTGGCTCACTACTCCGATGCGGCAAAAGAGGCTACCTGACGCTGATTCTGAAAGTAACTTTATATTTGATTTATTTCACCTTTCTGAAATAGATCCAATAACTCAAAGGCTCTTGTGATTATCAAGGAGGTGCAACCCGGTTATGAATCTCAATCTTGGATTAACGAAAACTAAAGTTTTGTTAAATAGATTTAAAGTAAAAAAGCTGGACAGATATGACTTAAAATTTCACGAGTACAAATGTAACTTCAAAAATAATCCAAAGCTCGGGGATGAACAAAAAGCTATCTCCAGAATCTGCTACAAATTAGATAAAATCGCTGTTAGACTAGGTAGTAAAATAATCACAAGAGAAGAAATCAGCCAAGAAAAAATGAAACATGAAGATTGGGATTTGTCAAAATTAACAACAAGAAACCTCGATTGTAAAAATCCAGAAGAGCAAAAAGGTATTGAAGCTTTCGAACGTAAAATTTTAGAAAAAGAACTGACAAATGCCTTTCCTTCAATGAAAGTTGAAAGATCGCCTGGGCATGGACTCATCTGGTGGATTCCCGGTAAAGAAGGTATAGAGAAATCCGGAGATGGATGGGAAATTCACAGAGGTAGAGAAGTAGATATCGTTTTAGAATCAGACGGAAATCTCTACTTAGAAATCGACGTACACTACCGGTTCTTTACACCCTGGACACTTCACCAATGGTTGGCAGAGTATCCTGACATTCCCGTTAGGTATGTGCGGAACACATACAAAAGTGAAAAGAATGACCATATTAGCTGGATTTACGAAGGTATCTCAGAAAAGCGACCGGAAGAGTTTATGATACCTGAGCTAAATGAGACCTTAGCAGATTATCACCGTAAGTTGGGAGCTACGGAAGGGGAGATAAACGATTCAAAAGTTGTACTTGTTAGGAGAATGAACGATCGAAAGTCCAAACCAATTGGACACCTCTCTAAAAGACTATCACCTAGCTTAACGATGGAAATGCTGGCACAAGTTCTTGAAAAACAAGCCTCTGAGAAAAAAACAAACAAGGACGTTCTTCAAATTATCAGGAAGGACATAGATAGTCGTTTAGTTTCGTCAAAGGATACAGCAGCAAAAATCCTAAGAAAAGTATATAAAATTGCCGCTGAAAATCAAAAAATCCAGATCTGTGAGGTAGATGGATACATTCTGCCGAAAGCGAATCTTTTAGCCAAAGACGGCAATAAAGTAACCAAGGTTGCCCAAGTCAGGCAAAAAGGATGCGTTGCAAAAGGCGAAATAAAATTTGGATGCCTTAACCTATTTAATAACGCTCACAAGTACCCAGATGAAGTGAAAAAATGTTTACAAGAAGTAGCAAAGAGTAGCAATGTGAACATAGAAATAGAATCGTACCGAACAGCAAATGATCTAAGCGACATCGAACTAGAACGGAAAGATTTCTGGGAAACCTGGTCCGAAGAAGGAGTCAAAACAGTTTTAGTAGTTCTTCCTTGGTCTTCTAGCGAGAAAAAGCAAAAAATTAGGAATGAGGCACTACAAGCAGGAATAGCCACCCAGTTCATCGTGCCGACACCAAAGGCAGACAAAAACAAAGCCCTGAATGTGGTCCTAGGGCTTCTTTGCAAGGCCGGTTGGCAGCCTGTAAAGCTGGGGGGAGTTAACCTGCCTGACATGGCTGAACTCATCATCGGTTTTGATGTGGGGAGCAATCAAGGCCTCTTTTACGGCGCTTCCGCATTCGCAGTTCTTACAGATGGACAAAGCCTGGGTTGGGAGCTGCCAAGCATACAAATGGGAGAGACGTTCCCCGACGAAGCAGTTTGGCAAGTGGTTTCTAATTTGCTCTTCAAATTTAGAGAAAGTCGTGGAGCATATCCTAAAAAACTGCTTCTAATGAGGGATGGTCTGGTTCAGAGAGGAGAGTTCGAAAAAACCATAAGTGAACTCGGGAAAATGAAGATAGCTGTTGACATCATAGGAGTCCGCAAAAGTGGCGCTAGCAGAATGGGAAAGAAAGTTTCCACACAAGCAGGGAAGGAAACTTATTGTGACGCAGACATAGGCACCGTTGTTTTCAGGCAAGAAGAGAAGTCGTTCACTTTGATAACGAGTCAGCCCATCAAATCCGAAAATAGAACAATCGGAAGCGCAAGACCGCTCAAGGTAGTCCATGAGTACGGTGACACTTCCCTGGAATTATTAGCCCTGCAAACTTATCACCTATCTCAGCTACATCCTGCCAGTGGGTTTCAATCGTGTCGCTTGCCCTGGGTTCTACACTTGGCTGACAGAAGTAGCAAGGAGTTTCAACGTATAGGACAGATAAGCATTTTGCACAACATTGACCGCAAAAAATTGATTGCCGTTTAGCAGACAACAGAGATAACGAATCACCGTACTCGACCGCAGGTTCATTCAAGATGAACATCGGCGGAACGGTCCTTGAGTTCGGGCGCGGGGAGCAAAGCCTCAGAGCGCCAGAACGCCGATATCGCGAAGGCAGCGACGGGACGGACCCAAAGCTTACTTGCCGCGCGCCGCAATCCTCTTGAATCGGCAGAACGCGGCTTACGCGCCGGCGTCTGCCGCGACGCCCTGCGCGTACCGCACAACAGCCCTCAAATTGGCCGATCGGAGTGTTACCACAGACTGCACCCAGAAGATCGCCTCACGGCGTCAAAGATTACCCTAAATGATTCACTTAAGGGAGCTTACACTCTAGTGCTCAACGCCTTGCAGCAGGAGCAAATGATAATCCGGACAAGCAGGCTTGTTGACACAGGCCGATCGAGTGTGATTCTTTCCGGCAGCTCTTAGTTATGGAACTTACTCTCTACATACTGCAAAGTAGACTCATATCCTTGGTATCAACTTAGGGTGTTTCCTCTGCTTGCTAGGGATTCGTGACGTGACTGCATCGTACTACGCACCTTGGGTCAAAAAGTACAAGCCCAACACCCAAACCATAACACTTTGGAGGGACATAACATGCTGAAAACTGTTGAGTTGTGTTTTTTTGTTTCCGGGGACTGGTTGCCGGTTGATCACGGCTATCACTTGTATGCCGCTGTTGCGCGTCACCTGGAATGGGTTCATGACAATCCTGACATTGGTATTGCGCCACTGCGCGGCATCTACGGCGGCAATGGCAAACTGCTGCTTCAGCCGTGGAGTCGGTTGATTATACGAACTCCCACCGAAAAGCTCCCCGCGCTGCTGAAGCTGGCGGGCCGTCAGCTTGATGTGGATGGCCGGCGGCTACGGGTTAGTATTCCAACTGTGCATTCGTTGGTGTCCGCTCCAGTACTTTACGCACACTTGGTAACCACCAAAAACGGCGACGATGAGACGCGCTTTGACGCTGAAATTACACGCCAACTGAATCAAATCAACGTTGCCGGCCACGTTGAACGCGGCGCACGCCGAACGCTGTCCGTTCACGGCCGTCGCATTGTGGGCTATTCGCTTACCATTTCGCAGTTGAGTGAGGAAGGGGCTGTCATCCTGCAGGCGGTCGGTCTTGGCGGTCGCCGCAGAATGGGCTGCGGCATTTTTTTTGCCCGAAAAGAAAGTGAGCTGCGATGACGAAGCATCCACGACACTTACTTGCCAAATCGTATTCCACTCAAAAGTACCCCCAAATCCCCCCGGACTACGCCCTGCTCACGCAGCACAGCCGCGACGTTGCCGAAGCGTGTGCCGCACTGACTCGTGTCATTGGGCCGGTCATTGAAGAATATGCCAACGTCCAACTGGGGGCTGACGATTTCACAAGAGCTGGCAAAGCTACCGGGTGGGTTGAGGACCTAGGCAAGGCTAACAGTCACTTTCAATTGATGTTGGCAGGTCAGCCGCAGATCAAGCAGCTACTTCGCCACGAAATAATTTCGGGGCTGCTACTCTGGCAGAACCAGCCCCTGCGGCAATGGATCGAGCCGTCACTAGGCGAATGGTTCATCCCGGCATTGTGGGCGGCGATGGGACACCATTTGAGATTTGACAGGGACACCAGGGCCGATAGCAACTGCCCATCCCTCACGGTTTTTTTGGCGCACAAGGATTTCAAGTCTATTTTGGGCGAACTTGGTTCTGACTTGGCTTTGACTGAGCCACCACCAGATCTGACCGACTTCACGATTGCGGCCGACAAGAGAGAGCCTTGCGATGTCGCTGCGTTGAACGCTCTCCGCAACCTGAAAGATGACTTCGAGGAAGCTAAGGAGAAGTTTTCGAGCGACGAATGGCGTAAGCGAATCGCTGTGCTAAAAGCACTTGGTATCGCTGCTGACGTTGCGGCCAGCGCGGTTGCGGCCGAAGGCCAAATGAAGTCAAATTACTCGTTGACTACATTCATCAACGAAGCATTGCAAGTTGGTCTCACTGACTCGGATTGCCAACAACTGATTGACAACTGGGCGTCGAGACATTGTGAGGGAAACTTACAGGTTCGCCCGTTCCAGCGTGCCGTCGCCGACTCGCCAAGTTTCGTCACCCTTGCGCGTGCCGGCTGTGGGTCAGGTAAAAGCTTGGCCGCGTACTTGTGGGCGAAGGCTTGGTGCGCAAAAACAACGGCCGGAGAAAAAACAACGGTCGAAGGTCGGAGCTTTCGGCTTTTCTTCTGCCTACCGACGACCGGAACGACCACTGAACACTTCAAGGATTATGCCCTTGAATCAGGCATTCCTGCCAGCCTTACGCACTCGCGGTCAGAGGTTGATTTGAAATCCCTGGCCCAGACTGCCGATCAAGAATCCAACTTCAACGTTAGGGACGCAGCGATTGGCGCGCTCATTGATGCCCGCGACAAAATCGAATCGTTGGCGCTGTGGGACACACCACTCGTTGTGTCAACGGCCGACACCGTACTGGGGTTGATGGGCAATGCGCGCAGGTCACTCTATGCATTTCCGGCGATTGTATCCAGCGCCATTGTTTTCGACGAGATTCACGCCTTCGATGACCGACTGTTCGGTCATCTCCTCATGTTCTTGAAGTATTTCCCTCGTCAACCGGTGCTGCTGATGACGGCTTCTCTCCCCCAGCACCGTTTGGACGCTTTGCAGAGCATTCGGAACGATCTGCACATTGTTGATGGCCCCCCTGAACTGGAAAGACTTGAACGGTACCAGCTCGATCACGGTGAGGACGAACAGAAGGTTTGGGATGCCATCAAAGCCTGCGTCCAGAGTAACGGGAAAGTGCTGTGGGTGCGCAATCGTGTTGACTGGGCTAACCAAGCCTATGAAGCGTGTTTGGAGCGTTTTCCCGAGGTGATGGTCAATGTTTATCACTCAAGGTTTCGCTACAAGGATCGAAGTCGGTTGCACCGCCATGTCATTGACCACTTCAAGCAGAAGCCGAAGCAAGCCCAGATTTTGATTGCGACGCAAGTGGCGGAAATGTCCCTCGATTTGTCGGCGGATTTGCTTGTCACCGACATCGCACCGATTCCATCACTCATTCAGCGGCTAGGACGGTTAAATCGAGAGCCTTGGCCTTCTGCGCCAAAATCTGCGTTAGTTTGTCCACTCCCGGCTGCAATGGGCCAAGGCGATGACCCAGCATTGCCTTACGTTGCAGACGACCTAAGCGCAGCCGAAATGTGGTTGACGAAGCTCATTGAGAAAGGCACGCCACTGAGTCAGTTCGACCTCGCCGATGCTTTTGGCTGCCTCTCCCACACCGAAGCCTTTGACATTTGTATGGCTGAAGAAAAGGCGTGTTTCTTTTCCGGCCTGTGGGAAACCCGCCCGGGCAAGACACGCGAGGATGGATACACGATAAGCGTCATTCTTGAGGTAGACCTGAACCAATGCCACCAACGCAACCGCCATGGCGAACCAACGCGCGACTGGCTGACCGAACACGAAGTCGCCATTCCATTCAAATCTGAGGTCTTGAAATGGGGCGTCGTTGGAAATCGGCGCGTCGCGCCGTCCCAGTGTATTACCTATGACTTTGACCCAACAACCATGAAAGGAGTGGGAGCGCGATGGGCAAGCGGCCAACCAATTACCAACTGCCAAATCCTTTGACTTACAACCTCAAAAACCCAAACTACACGATCTACCATCGCGCGGCTCTGGGCGGTTTGGCGGCAACGATTCAGGCATGGCAGGACAAACCCGGCCTTGCGCCGCAAGGCATCCGTGCTCAGGTTTGCGAAGATGCGGTGGAGATTTCCTGGGATAGCTCGCTGGCACTTCAGGAGGTCATCCAACGCCTCCTGAAAGCGTCGTTTCTGCTCACCGAAAACAAGCTCATTGACCTTCCCGGCCAGGGCATTCCACCCGACCGCAACGATCTGCGCTTGGCGATCCATACCGGATTGTGCGGAACGTTTCTCCAGCACAACAAGATGCGCCCCGGCGAAAAGGCACCGCGAGCGCTGTCGGTGCGGGATGAGGGCGACGAAAACGCAAGCATCTTCACCTACAAAGCTGTCAACGCCTATGCGCATCAAACAGCGCAAGGAACAGGCTTGCTCGACGCAAAGCTGAACGGTGAACTGCCGCAAACAGCCTCGATCCCGCAATCCATTGTGCCGGGCGCGATGTCAGGCGCGACAGGACTCGAAGGGCCTCCAGAGGATGTGCTTCTGTTGCTGTATCTGATGGTCGGCTCGGCGGTTTTTCTGTTGCGTCCGCAAACCTACCGAGACAAAGCACAGTACTGCCTTGTTGTGCCCGACGTCACAAACTTGAAGCGCTTTGCGGTGAACCTGCGGGAAATCGCAGCTTACGGCACGAACCTCATGCGATTCACCAATACTTATCTTGGCCGTGTCGTCGGAGGCGCGGAGGAGGCCGCATTACGTTTCTTGATTGATTTGCAGGCAGGTGATCTTACCGAAGAATTTGAGCGCTGTGTATCGGGCTGTCTTGCCATAGCCATGGGCAAAGTCGCTTGGGACAAGAACCAAGTCAACCGTAGCCAAGTTGTTCG from Chloracidobacterium validum includes the following:
- a CDS encoding Swt1 family HEPN domain-containing protein, which gives rise to MAMTNMERVGRALEALKAGLGPFVEREVQSAIQAGRLSPEAVRGLAEDPLLKGKSMAEWDASPLLKLMWDTWNDVFRHTLGFAERSLVSEIREWRNKWAHQKTFSSDDADRALDSIARLLTAVSAPQAEEVGRMKQELRRLIFDEQVRNEKRKVGGSLIEAAASGALKPWREVVTPHADVASGRYQQAEFAADLWQVYLGEGADEYRNPKEFFRRTFLTGSLKGLLVGAVQRLSGQGGDPVVQLQTNFGGGKTHSMLALYHLFSGVKPSELVGVEEVLDKAGLKDLPTVRRVVLVGNKISPGNPSTKPDGTVVRTLWGELAWQLGGKPAFERIRADDERATNPGDVLRELFNEYGPCLVLIDEWVAYARQLHDQSDLPGGSFETQFTFAQALTESAKLAGRCLLVISLPASDTHGLPHTAADDAEVGGLRGREALERLRNVIGRIESAWRPASAEEGFEIVRRRLFEPLAGPEAFKQRDVTARAFADLYHAQGAEFPPECKGSDYEKRIQAAYPIHPEIFDRLYEDWSTLLKFQRTRGVLRLMAAVIHSLWEKGDRNPLILPSTIPIDDPRVQSELTRYLADNWAPIIEKDVDGPSSLPLKLDGEQPNLGKLHATRRVARTIFLGSAPTAAAAHRGLEDRHIKLGCVMPGESPAVFGDALRRLAATATYLYQDGPRFWYATQPTVTKLAEDRAELLKRDPDQVAQELERRLKANLCNRGDFERVHVLPRSSADVADDLDTGLVVLAAEHPYSKEAGSAAETAARAILESRGTTPRLYRNTLVFLAADKVRLQDLDEAIRRFLAWRSILDEKEALNLDPHQVRQAETQLQAADSAVAARLPETYQWLLVPEQANPQAALTWQAVRLSGNDALAARASKKLRDDELMLLTLGATMLRRHLDAVPLWRGNHVAIRQLIQDFASYLYLPRLASPGVLVKAIEGGLSLLTWQADTFAYAERYDEGAGRYQGLRGGQVVPLLPESPGLLVKPDVAQRQMAAEAPGVPETSKVDPVVKTRPDPVESGTQAEPAKAAPRRFHGTVKLDPARVGRDAGRIAEEVIAHLTAQLGAEVTVTLEIEAMLPHGAAEQLVRTVTENSRTLKFTSCGFERE
- a CDS encoding APH(3') family aminoglycoside O-phosphotransferase; the encoded protein is MLSLRFSKQLSEITKNYHFVKDTEGMSPARVYKLIGCSENLYLKMSDSQYRGTTYDVEREKDVMLWLKGKVPVPEVLHFEQYESTNFLLMREVNGVVGHVYHQKQRDPEKMIRMYSEGIKLFQSVSILDCPFVSDIDFRLSELDYLLRNNLADIDIENWENDTPFRDPNELYTFLREHKPNEELVFSHGDFGDSNIFVANDQISGFVDLGRSGKADKWYDIAFCVHSIQHDMGNDKKYLDLFFDLLGIEPDWDKIRYYILLDELF
- a CDS encoding ferritin-like domain-containing protein; its protein translation is MLRLPTREYVIAELDALIQQGAMLYQATANGNVRVLAGLLGPAYRGLIQKRGKREDSTALPVGYPANFDWRYERNQPEIRRLTEAAKTAQWNATTDLDWQRPVDPCDPSVELLPEKFHPAYWLPLWSKLTERERRQQVHALTSWLLSQFLHGEQGALYAAALTTTAVPWLDAKLYGGTQVMDESRHVEAFHTYLTTKLEKLYDINDNLYVVIDALMTDSRWDVKFLGMQIMIEGLALGAFTTLRQLSGEPLLRDLLKMIITDEARHVHFGVLALGEFYLKEVSERERRDREDWAFEMAVLLRNRFLLHEIYDEHFAHHIRRTQWNRLVLHSDMMAMFRRTMFRRIIPNLKRIGLLSDRIRPHYAQLGLLAFEHERAAPELTAQDLLSE
- the trpD gene encoding anthranilate phosphoribosyltransferase, with the translated sequence MTNETHPDSLDALLSGRLTDAEADAWLSRLTPEQATFEQFTALIAAVRALALPMPDIADDILDCCGTGGSGRPHFNVSTTVAFVLAARGVRVVKFGNRAATSASGSFDLLERLGVPVEYPLARLPVLLDVTNLAFLYAPQCYPALKSVAAARRRFGRPTLFNYIGPLLHPLRPAWRLMGVSHGRMQAFAAQWLANDSQTRRALVVRGDRDSDELTPVGTSSIYDVRPRQIAKFPWTATKPPDTSPPTATDTPEANLDRFWQIVSGQDTTSAAYHSVRLNAGFGLVVSGHAATPEEGMAQASELLATGQVKRQVEQFLARVRT